The following are encoded together in the Salvia hispanica cultivar TCC Black 2014 chromosome 6, UniMelb_Shisp_WGS_1.0, whole genome shotgun sequence genome:
- the LOC125191674 gene encoding protein LIFEGUARD 4-like: MAFYSNKHGVDLEKGNGQLYPGMMENPQMRWGFIRKVYSILCLQLLITFGTAIAMTFIQPVRLFLRTPAGLYTMIAAIILTVILCLMMSCFSQKHPWNYILLFLFTCVMAFMVGACSSQRQGDAVLLAAGLTLVVTVGLTAFTFAAAKRGADFSFMGPFLFCAILLLMAFGIIRIIFPLGRIGEQVIGCVGALVFSGFIIYDTDNLIKRFNYDQYIDAACCLYMDIVNLFLYILAIFGDD; this comes from the exons ATGGCATTTTATTCAAACAAACACGGCGTGGATCTGGAGAAGGGGAATGGGCAGCTGTACCCAGGGATGATGGAGAATCCGCAGATGCGATGGGGCTTCATCCGCAAAGTCTATTCCATTCTCTGCCTGCAGTTGCTCATCACCTTCGGGACTGCCATTGCCATGACTTTTATTCAACCCGTTCGCCTTTTCCTTCGCACTCCCGCCGGCCTTTACACCATGATCGCCGCCATCATTCTTACCGTTATTC TGTGCTTGATGATGAGTTGCTTCAGTCAGAAACATCCGTGGAACTatattcttttgtttctcttcACCTGCGTTATGGCATTCATGGTTGGGGCTTGCTCCTCTCAAAGACAAG GTGACGCGGTGTTGCTGGCTGCCGGTCTGACTCTAGTTGTGACTGTTGGCCTCACAGCGTTCACGTTTGCTGCTGCAAAACGTGGCGCTGACTTCAGCTTCATGGGGCCTTTCTTGTTCTGTGCTATCTTGCTTCTTATGGCCTTTGGCATCATTAGG ATCATTTTCCCTCTGGGGCGAATCGGGGAGCAGGTGATCGGCTGTGTGGGGGCACTGGTCTTCTCCGGCTTCATCATCTACGACACGGACAATCTGATCAAACGGTTCAACTACGATCAGTACATCGACGCAGCATGCTGTCTGTACATGGACATAGTGAATCTGTTCCTGTACATTCTTGCTATATTTGGAGATGACTGA
- the LOC125193747 gene encoding heat stress transcription factor A-6b-like: MNNLGSAKEEFLGSSSSEFSVGNPQPMEGLHEAGPPPFLCKTYDLVEEESTNEIVSWSRGNNSFIVWDPQIFATNLLPKFFKHNNFSSFVRQLNTYGFRKVDPDKWEFANEGFLRGKRHLLKNIRRRRTPSSNYLSCSNLEPCVELGRFGLDAEMDRLRRDKQVLMEELVKLRQQQQNTKAYLQAMEQRLKGTEQKQKQALSFLARAIRSPDFLQQMVQHKEMRREIEEAIEKKRRKKIDNQEFLFQGDDIDGKYISFGDVGELEGLGSFGVKVEAQDFDGLGVGVSMPSDSSVSVGGHVAPREWIDCGIDDDQGFWEGLMSDGGVLGDEGVDVLARQL; this comes from the exons ATGAATAACCTAGGATCTGCGAAGGAGGAATTCTTGGGATCAAGTTCATCCGAATTCAGTGTCGGCAATCCTCAGCCTATGGAGGGTTTACATGAGGCAGGCCCTCCACCATTCTTGTGCAAGACATATGATTTGGTTGAAGAGGAGAGTACAAATGAGATTGTTTCTTGGAGTAGAGGCAACAACAGTTTCATTGTGTGGGACCCTCAGATATTTGCCACCAATCTCCTTCCCAAGTTCTTCAAGCACAACAATTTCTCAAGCTTTGTCAGACAACTCAACACATAT GGATTTAGGAAAGTGGATCCAGACAAGTGGGAGTTTGCTAATGAAGGGTTTTTAAGGGGGAAAAGGCATTTGTTGAAGAATATAAGGAGGAGGAGAACACCATCATCAAATTATCTATCTTGTAGTAACTTAGAGCCATGTGTTGAGTTGGGGAGGTTTGGTCTGGACGCGGAGATGGATCGTCTGAGGAGGGACAAGCAAGTTTTAATGGAGGAACTGGTGAAGCTGAGGCAGCAGCAGCAGAATACAAAGGCATATCTTCAAGCAATGGAGCAAAGGCTCAAAGGGACTGAGCAGAAGCAGAAGCAAGCACTCAGTTTCTTGGCTAGGGCGATTCGCAGCCCGGATTTCCTGCAGCAGATGGTGCAGCACAAGGAGATGAGGAGGGAGATTGAGGAGGCCATTGaaaagaagaggaggaagaagattgaTAATCAAGAATTTTTGTTTCAAGGTGATGATATTGATGGTAAATACATTAGTTTTGGTGATGTTGGAGAACTTGAGGGGTTAGGCTCTTTTGGTGTTAAGGTTGAAGCtcaagattttgatggtttGGGGGTGGGAGTGAGCATGCCTAGCGATTCATCGGTGAGTGTTGGGGGGCACGTGGCGCCTCGGGAGTGGATCGATTGTGGCATTGATGATGATCAAGGGTTTTGGGAGGGTTTGATGAGTGATGGAGGAGTGTTGGGTGATGAGGGTGTGGATGTTTTGGCTAGGCAACTATGA
- the LOC125193744 gene encoding dymeclin-like isoform X1 → MGGAPSTPRLGSAVESAEYLIAAFVGEKSFPLASDYWQKLLHLQLDLRWAPDRVLEACHLFARNNCDTRHLTKILIHLSWCLQECVDDASAAESPAFSKSLNALLLSSIFLKYLIESATSDNFEELYLLLDETEPIPSNFSKGENVADRVMYSVLTFIAKVDVRPGTYLLHYELLNFLLIAMSTQLLSGPSPGLNEKHPFADAAMTQESSLVDLVVNKLLLNYTIQPRVPLSSLLYSVFSEANQLGVLRRVGSAAANLMLLPLNYLVSSNYEASRSSLAERSLNVILVLVNYRKCMSDLSLKDKDDNCNSDSLCKEECHLEEETYFSENPFCKAVENVQDIEFSHTEDERNAPGDLTVRLPFASLYDTLGMCLSDEASLLLLYSLMQGNSYFLEYILVRTDLDTLLIPMLETLYDAPRRTPNHIYMVLIVLLILSQDSSFNASIHKLMLPSVPWYQERRIHQTSLGSLMIIILVRTVKYNLSKLRDIYLHTNCLAILSNMASYANHLSAYASQQLVSLFDMLSRKYNKLAELNNDKMNTADAVARGDNFLEDPIMELHIYTDFLRLVLEILNAILTYALPRNPEVVYAIMHRQEVLLPFRNHPRFSELLENIFTVLSFFNSHMDNQKIDEEWSVEKVLEVIINNCRSWRGEGMKIFTQLRFIYEQEIHPEEFFIPYVWQLILFRSSFTFNPSSINLFPAPIHEDINDEVEAEKLQTGELKDDAFKA, encoded by the exons ATGGGCGGAGCGCCATCGACACCGCGGCTGGGCAGCGCAGTGGAGTCGGCTGAGTACTTAATTGCGGCCTTCGTTGGCGAGAAATCGTTCCCTCTCGCCTCTGATTACTGGCAGAAGCTTCTCCACCTGCAACTCGACCTTCGCTGGGCCCCCGATCGCGTCCTCGAAGCTTGCCATCTCTTCG CAAGGAACAATTGTGACACAAGGCACCTGACGAAGATTTTGATACACCTATCGTGGTGCTTGCAAGAGTGTGTTGATGATGCCTCTGCTGCGGAATCTCCAGCTTTCTCTAAGTCTCTTAATGCACTACTTTTatcatccatttttcttaagtaTCTCATTGAGAGTGCAACGAGTGACAACTTTGAAGAACTATACCTATTGCTGGATGAAACTGAGCCGATTCCTAGTAATTTTTCAAAAG GTGAAAACGTTGCAGACCGTGTCATGTACAGTGTGCTCACCTTCATTGCCAAAGTTGATGTTAG ACCTGGAACATACCTTCTACATTATGAGCTGCTTAACTTCTTGCTGATTGCCATGTCGACTCAACTTCTCTCTGGGCCATCACCAGGACTGAATGAGAAACACCCTTTTGCTGATGCAGCAATGACTCAG GAAAGTTCCTTGGTTGATTTGGTCGTGAACAAGTTATTACTAAATTACACCATTCAGCCCAGGGTTCCATTAAGCAGTTTATTGTATTCTGTGTTTTCTGAAGCAAATCAGCTTGGTGTGCTGAGGAGAGTTGGCTCTGCAGCTG CAAACTTGATGCTGCTGCCCCTTAATTACTTAGTCAGCTCAAACTATGAAGCTTCAAGAAGTTCATTGGCAGAAAGGAGTCTAAATGTCATACTTGTTCTTGTTAATTACCGTAAATGCATGTCTGATCTTTCTCTGAAGGATAAAGATGACAACTGCAATTCAGATTCCCTCTGTAAGGAAGAGTGTCACCTGGAGGAAGAAACATATTTTTCCGAAAACCCTTTCTGCAAAGCAGTAGAGAATGTGCAAGATATTGAAT TTAGCCACACTGAAGATGAGAGGAATGCACCTGGTGATCTTACAGTGAGGCTACCTTTTGCCTCTCTGTATGACACTCTTGGCAT GTGCTTGTCTGATGAAGCATCTCTCCTGTTGCTTTATTCTCTAATGCAAGGAAATTCATACTTTTTGGAGTATATTTTGGTGCGAACAGATTTGGATACACTG TTGATTCCCATGTTGGAAACTTTATATGATGCTCCAAGAAGAACACccaatcatatatatatggtgCTGATAGTACTTCTTATACTCAGCCAAGATTCCTCTTTTAATGCCAGCATTCACAAACTG ATGCTTCCTAGTGTTCCATGGTATCAAGAACGTCGCATTCATCAAACTTCTCTAGGTTCCCTGATGATCATAATTTTGGTCAGGACAGTGAAATATAACCTCTCTAAACTGAGG GATATCTATCTCCACACAAATTGCCTGGCAATTTTGTCAAATATGGCATCATATGCTAACCATTTGAGCGCATATGCATCACAGCAGTTGGTCAGCCTTTTTGACATGCTTTCACGGAA GTACAATAAACTAGCAGAGCTTAACAATGATAAGATGAACACAGCAGATGCCGTTGCCAGAGGAGACAACTTTCTGGAGGATCCG ATAATGGAACTGCATATATATACGGACTTCCTGAGACTTGTGCTGGAGATACTAAATGCAATTCTAACTTATGCATTACCTAGAAATCCAGAG GTTGTTTATGCAATTATGCATAGGCAGGAGGTTCTTCTACCATTCCGGAATCATCCCCGTTTTAGTGAGCTTCTGGAAAACATCTTTACT GTTCTTAGTTTCTTCAATAGCCACATGGATAATCAGAAGATAGACGAGGAATGGTCGGTAGAGAAAGTTCTTGAAGTCATAATCAACAACTGTCGATCTTGGAGAGGTGAAGGAATGAAg ATATTTACGCAACTACGGTTTATCTATGAACAAGAGATCCACCCCGAAGAGTTCTTCATTCCATATGTGTGGCAGTTGATATTGTTCCGCAG CTCCTTTACTTTCAATCCCAGCAGCATAAATTTATTCCCGGCACCTATACATGAG GACATAAATGATGAAGTGGAGGCAGAGAAGCTCCAAACCGGTGAGCTGAAAGATGATGCATTTAAAGCATAG
- the LOC125196718 gene encoding 40S ribosomal protein S3a-like, translated as MAVGKNKRISKGKKGGKKKAVDPFAKKEWYDIKAPSVFSNKNVGKTLITRTQGTKIASEGLKHRVVEASLADLQGDEDHAYRKIRLRIEDVQGKNVLTNFWGMDFTTDKLRSLVRKRQSLIEAHIDVKTTDAYTLRMFCIAFTKKRVNQQKVTCYAKGSQVRQIRRKMREIMVNQAQSCSLKELVLKFIPESIGKEIEKATSSIYPLQNVYIRKVKILKAPKFDLGKLMEVHGDYTEDIGSKLDRPAEEPVAEPTELVGA; from the exons ATGGCCGTCGG AAAGAATAAGAGGATTTCCAAGGGAAAGAAGGGAGGCAAGAAGAAGGC TGTCGATCCATTTGCAAAGAAGGAGTGGTATGATATCAAGGCTCCTTCAGTTTTCAGCAACAAGAACGTTGGGAAAACCCTAATTACCCGTACTCAGGGTACCAAA ATTGCCTCAGAAGGTCTCAAGCACCGTGTAGTGGAGGCATCCTTGGCTGATCTTCAAGGTGATGAGGATCACGCCTACAGAAAGATTCGTTTGAGAATTGAAGATGTTCAGGGCAAAAATGTCCTCACTAACTTCTGG GGCATGGACTTCACGACCGACAAGTTGAGATCACTTGTGAGGAAAAGGCAATCACTGATTGAGGCTCATATCGATGTGAAGACGACTGATGCCTACACTTTGAGGATGTTCTGCATTGCCTTCACCAAGAAGCGCGTGAACCAGCAGAAGGTCACATGTTATGCAAAGGGCAGCCAAGTTCGCCAG ATTCGGAGGAAGATGCGGGAGATTATGGTTAACCAAGCGCAGTCCTGCAGTCTGAAGGAATTGGTTCTGAAGTTCATTCCTGAGTCCATTGGGAAAGAAATTGAGAAGGCTACTTCAAGCATCTATCCGTTGCAGAATGTGTATATTAGAAAGGTTAAGATCTTGAAAGCACCAAAATTTGATCTTGGCAAGTTGATGGAG GTTCATGGAGATTACACTGAAGATATTGGTTCGAAGTTGGATAGGCCAGCTGAGGAGCCAGTTGCTGAGCCAACTGAACTTGTTGGTGCCTAA
- the LOC125191673 gene encoding VAN3-binding protein-like isoform X1, producing the protein MDSSMFKPSETPTDPMEFLSRSWTSSPLQISNAPPPPSPPPLQDISNPFSFSFSETSQLLMERIMSQPQDVSPRTSGRLSHSGPLIGSSISDSPPLSPSEMDDLKLISDHASCNNQIKSSFVAGTSAGGRKTVGRWLKDRKEKKKEEVRAQNAQLHAAISVAGVAAAIAAIAAATAASSGARKDEQMGKTDMAVASAATLVAAQCVEAAEAMGAEREHLASVVSSAVNVQSPGDIMTLTAAAATALRGAATLKARALKEVWSIASVIPVDRVMGVPNGGSSGRNGSLNGSHSGELPAEENFLGICSKELLARGGELLKRTRKGDLHWKIVSVYINRMGQVILKMKSRHVAGTVTKKKKNVVLEVMKDIPAWPGRHLLEGGEDRRYFSLKTVARGVVEFECRNQREHDIWTQGVTRLLTITSDQSRQRI; encoded by the exons ATGGACAGCAGCATGTTTAAACCTTCTGAAACTCCAACAGACCCCATGGAATTCCTCTCCCGCTCCTGGACCTCCTCCCCCCTTCAAATCTCCAACGCCCCACCTCCACCTTCACCTCCGCCGCTCCAAGATATCTCCAACcctttctccttttctttttctgagACCTCCCAGCTTCTCATGGAGCGTATCATGTCACAGCCT CAGGATGTATCACCTCGTACTTCAGGAAGGCTATCTCACAGTGGGCCTCTCATTGGAAGTTCCATCTCTGATAGCCCACCACTCTCCCCTTCTGAAATGGATGATCTCAAG TTGATCAGTGATCATGCTAGCTGTAACAACCAGATCAAGAGCAGCTTCGTCGCAGGAACTTCTGCAGGCGGAAGGAAGACGGTTGGAAGGTGGTTGAAGGACaggaaagagaagaagaaggaggagGTGAGAGCACAGAATGCACAGCTTCATGCTGCCATCTCTGTTGCTGGTGTAGCAGCAGCCATTGCTGCCATAGCGGCCGCCACAGCCGCGTCGTCTGGAGCTAGAAAGGACGAGCAGATGGGCAAGACCGACATGGCTGTGGCTTCAGCTGCAACACTGGTGGCTGCACAGTGTGTTGAGGCAGCTGAGGCGATGGGGGCCGAGCGCGAGCACTTGGCCTCTGTGGTCAGCTCCGCTGTCAACGTGCAGTCGCCTGGCGACATAATGACCTTGACAGCTGCTGCAGCTACTG CTCTGCGTGGTGCTGCCACATTGAAGGCGAGGGCGTTGAAGGAAGTGTGGAGCATTGCGTCTGTTATACCCGTGGACAGGGTGATGGGAGTGCCTAATGGTGGCAGCAGTGGAAGAAATGGGAGTTTGAATGGAAGCCATAGTGGTGAGCTTCCAGCTGAAGAGAATTTTCTTGGCATTTGCAGTAAGGAGTTGCTTGCTAGAGGCGGTGAGCTCTTGAAACGAACGCGAAAGG GTGATCTTCACTGGAAGATTGTGTCTGTGTACATCAACAGAATGGGTCAG GTGATACTGAAAATGAAGAGTAGACATGTTGCTGGGACAGtcacaaaaaagaaaaaga ATGTTGTGCTGGAAGTGATGAAGGACATCCCGGCATGGCCGGGGCGCCACCTCCTAGAGGGCGGTGAGGACCGGAGATACTTCTCCTTGAAGACGGTGGCACGTGGGGTCGTTGAGTTTGAGTGCCGGAACCAAAGAGAGCATGATATATGGACTCAAGGTGTTACAAGGTTGCTTACAATTACTTCAGATCAGAGCAGACAGAGGATCTAA
- the LOC125193744 gene encoding dymeclin-like isoform X2, with protein MMPLLRNLQLSLSENVADRVMYSVLTFIAKVDVRPGTYLLHYELLNFLLIAMSTQLLSGPSPGLNEKHPFADAAMTQESSLVDLVVNKLLLNYTIQPRVPLSSLLYSVFSEANQLGVLRRVGSAAANLMLLPLNYLVSSNYEASRSSLAERSLNVILVLVNYRKCMSDLSLKDKDDNCNSDSLCKEECHLEEETYFSENPFCKAVENVQDIEFSHTEDERNAPGDLTVRLPFASLYDTLGMCLSDEASLLLLYSLMQGNSYFLEYILVRTDLDTLLIPMLETLYDAPRRTPNHIYMVLIVLLILSQDSSFNASIHKLMLPSVPWYQERRIHQTSLGSLMIIILVRTVKYNLSKLRDIYLHTNCLAILSNMASYANHLSAYASQQLVSLFDMLSRKYNKLAELNNDKMNTADAVARGDNFLEDPIMELHIYTDFLRLVLEILNAILTYALPRNPEVVYAIMHRQEVLLPFRNHPRFSELLENIFTVLSFFNSHMDNQKIDEEWSVEKVLEVIINNCRSWRGEGMKIFTQLRFIYEQEIHPEEFFIPYVWQLILFRSSFTFNPSSINLFPAPIHEDINDEVEAEKLQTGELKDDAFKA; from the exons ATGATGCCTCTGCTGCGGAATCTCCAGCTTTCTCTAA GTGAAAACGTTGCAGACCGTGTCATGTACAGTGTGCTCACCTTCATTGCCAAAGTTGATGTTAG ACCTGGAACATACCTTCTACATTATGAGCTGCTTAACTTCTTGCTGATTGCCATGTCGACTCAACTTCTCTCTGGGCCATCACCAGGACTGAATGAGAAACACCCTTTTGCTGATGCAGCAATGACTCAG GAAAGTTCCTTGGTTGATTTGGTCGTGAACAAGTTATTACTAAATTACACCATTCAGCCCAGGGTTCCATTAAGCAGTTTATTGTATTCTGTGTTTTCTGAAGCAAATCAGCTTGGTGTGCTGAGGAGAGTTGGCTCTGCAGCTG CAAACTTGATGCTGCTGCCCCTTAATTACTTAGTCAGCTCAAACTATGAAGCTTCAAGAAGTTCATTGGCAGAAAGGAGTCTAAATGTCATACTTGTTCTTGTTAATTACCGTAAATGCATGTCTGATCTTTCTCTGAAGGATAAAGATGACAACTGCAATTCAGATTCCCTCTGTAAGGAAGAGTGTCACCTGGAGGAAGAAACATATTTTTCCGAAAACCCTTTCTGCAAAGCAGTAGAGAATGTGCAAGATATTGAAT TTAGCCACACTGAAGATGAGAGGAATGCACCTGGTGATCTTACAGTGAGGCTACCTTTTGCCTCTCTGTATGACACTCTTGGCAT GTGCTTGTCTGATGAAGCATCTCTCCTGTTGCTTTATTCTCTAATGCAAGGAAATTCATACTTTTTGGAGTATATTTTGGTGCGAACAGATTTGGATACACTG TTGATTCCCATGTTGGAAACTTTATATGATGCTCCAAGAAGAACACccaatcatatatatatggtgCTGATAGTACTTCTTATACTCAGCCAAGATTCCTCTTTTAATGCCAGCATTCACAAACTG ATGCTTCCTAGTGTTCCATGGTATCAAGAACGTCGCATTCATCAAACTTCTCTAGGTTCCCTGATGATCATAATTTTGGTCAGGACAGTGAAATATAACCTCTCTAAACTGAGG GATATCTATCTCCACACAAATTGCCTGGCAATTTTGTCAAATATGGCATCATATGCTAACCATTTGAGCGCATATGCATCACAGCAGTTGGTCAGCCTTTTTGACATGCTTTCACGGAA GTACAATAAACTAGCAGAGCTTAACAATGATAAGATGAACACAGCAGATGCCGTTGCCAGAGGAGACAACTTTCTGGAGGATCCG ATAATGGAACTGCATATATATACGGACTTCCTGAGACTTGTGCTGGAGATACTAAATGCAATTCTAACTTATGCATTACCTAGAAATCCAGAG GTTGTTTATGCAATTATGCATAGGCAGGAGGTTCTTCTACCATTCCGGAATCATCCCCGTTTTAGTGAGCTTCTGGAAAACATCTTTACT GTTCTTAGTTTCTTCAATAGCCACATGGATAATCAGAAGATAGACGAGGAATGGTCGGTAGAGAAAGTTCTTGAAGTCATAATCAACAACTGTCGATCTTGGAGAGGTGAAGGAATGAAg ATATTTACGCAACTACGGTTTATCTATGAACAAGAGATCCACCCCGAAGAGTTCTTCATTCCATATGTGTGGCAGTTGATATTGTTCCGCAG CTCCTTTACTTTCAATCCCAGCAGCATAAATTTATTCCCGGCACCTATACATGAG GACATAAATGATGAAGTGGAGGCAGAGAAGCTCCAAACCGGTGAGCTGAAAGATGATGCATTTAAAGCATAG
- the LOC125191673 gene encoding VAN3-binding protein-like isoform X2 produces MDSSMFKPSETPTDPMEFLSRSWTSSPLQISNAPPPPSPPPLQDISNPFSFSFSETSQLLMERIMSQPDVSPRTSGRLSHSGPLIGSSISDSPPLSPSEMDDLKLISDHASCNNQIKSSFVAGTSAGGRKTVGRWLKDRKEKKKEEVRAQNAQLHAAISVAGVAAAIAAIAAATAASSGARKDEQMGKTDMAVASAATLVAAQCVEAAEAMGAEREHLASVVSSAVNVQSPGDIMTLTAAAATALRGAATLKARALKEVWSIASVIPVDRVMGVPNGGSSGRNGSLNGSHSGELPAEENFLGICSKELLARGGELLKRTRKGDLHWKIVSVYINRMGQVILKMKSRHVAGTVTKKKKNVVLEVMKDIPAWPGRHLLEGGEDRRYFSLKTVARGVVEFECRNQREHDIWTQGVTRLLTITSDQSRQRI; encoded by the exons ATGGACAGCAGCATGTTTAAACCTTCTGAAACTCCAACAGACCCCATGGAATTCCTCTCCCGCTCCTGGACCTCCTCCCCCCTTCAAATCTCCAACGCCCCACCTCCACCTTCACCTCCGCCGCTCCAAGATATCTCCAACcctttctccttttctttttctgagACCTCCCAGCTTCTCATGGAGCGTATCATGTCACAGCCT GATGTATCACCTCGTACTTCAGGAAGGCTATCTCACAGTGGGCCTCTCATTGGAAGTTCCATCTCTGATAGCCCACCACTCTCCCCTTCTGAAATGGATGATCTCAAG TTGATCAGTGATCATGCTAGCTGTAACAACCAGATCAAGAGCAGCTTCGTCGCAGGAACTTCTGCAGGCGGAAGGAAGACGGTTGGAAGGTGGTTGAAGGACaggaaagagaagaagaaggaggagGTGAGAGCACAGAATGCACAGCTTCATGCTGCCATCTCTGTTGCTGGTGTAGCAGCAGCCATTGCTGCCATAGCGGCCGCCACAGCCGCGTCGTCTGGAGCTAGAAAGGACGAGCAGATGGGCAAGACCGACATGGCTGTGGCTTCAGCTGCAACACTGGTGGCTGCACAGTGTGTTGAGGCAGCTGAGGCGATGGGGGCCGAGCGCGAGCACTTGGCCTCTGTGGTCAGCTCCGCTGTCAACGTGCAGTCGCCTGGCGACATAATGACCTTGACAGCTGCTGCAGCTACTG CTCTGCGTGGTGCTGCCACATTGAAGGCGAGGGCGTTGAAGGAAGTGTGGAGCATTGCGTCTGTTATACCCGTGGACAGGGTGATGGGAGTGCCTAATGGTGGCAGCAGTGGAAGAAATGGGAGTTTGAATGGAAGCCATAGTGGTGAGCTTCCAGCTGAAGAGAATTTTCTTGGCATTTGCAGTAAGGAGTTGCTTGCTAGAGGCGGTGAGCTCTTGAAACGAACGCGAAAGG GTGATCTTCACTGGAAGATTGTGTCTGTGTACATCAACAGAATGGGTCAG GTGATACTGAAAATGAAGAGTAGACATGTTGCTGGGACAGtcacaaaaaagaaaaaga ATGTTGTGCTGGAAGTGATGAAGGACATCCCGGCATGGCCGGGGCGCCACCTCCTAGAGGGCGGTGAGGACCGGAGATACTTCTCCTTGAAGACGGTGGCACGTGGGGTCGTTGAGTTTGAGTGCCGGAACCAAAGAGAGCATGATATATGGACTCAAGGTGTTACAAGGTTGCTTACAATTACTTCAGATCAGAGCAGACAGAGGATCTAA